The following proteins are encoded in a genomic region of Spirosoma sp. SC4-14:
- a CDS encoding M14 family metallopeptidase, with protein sequence MKHCCTVLFCLSISTGVFAQRSYYGTEEKWPEQDTASKFYTVKGERHGISYFKKHKFKDVQYTPGATLKFDTYHTPEVMYYWCRKWAEQYPNLVDLYEVARSYEGRPILQMTLTNKKTGKHTDKPAAYFEGGRHSGEVTSSEAVLWLAKHLLDNYGKDAAITQLLDSKTIYLRPENNPDGATMYLFTAQRNRSSIRPTDNDRDGLFDEDSEDDLDGDGVIYQIRKKAVTKEELEKADYVVDPKDKSGRLMKRVHAGQGTHLVYTEGIDNDGDGKFNEDGIGGLDNHRNYPENWRPDQGGDFTGRGYTQNGASQFPLSEPETRATFVWLMGHPNITVVNSMDTSVPMHLRPPSTSASAESMFPADEAIYKHMDSLGLSITGYPWAGDVYEVYNTRRKTNRLTGDPSKPEPLFGHGPDFGYFQYGAVWYGDELWNNGAMKDYDGDGDRDEYDALMWDDEANGKRGFKPWTKMTHPQLGEVEIGGFNPKFFSQNGPAWILDNWISKQSQFNLAMAKELPQIELTDVTVTPLANNEYEIKATWTNSGQLPVALEQAKRVKMVQEDRLVLDIDKALLKGDKDAKVVITQPALFDKTIYTGYTNIGEKKEAAFHVKLNQPGSVKAKLKLLSTRGGYKEKEITIGK encoded by the coding sequence ATGAAACATTGTTGTACGGTACTGTTTTGTTTAAGTATCAGCACCGGAGTTTTTGCCCAACGGTCCTATTATGGCACCGAAGAAAAATGGCCTGAGCAAGACACAGCCAGTAAATTTTATACCGTAAAAGGCGAGCGACACGGCATCAGCTATTTTAAAAAGCACAAGTTTAAAGACGTCCAGTACACGCCCGGCGCAACGCTTAAATTCGATACCTATCATACCCCCGAGGTGATGTATTACTGGTGCCGCAAATGGGCCGAGCAATACCCCAATCTGGTCGATTTATATGAAGTAGCCAGGAGTTACGAAGGGCGCCCGATTCTGCAAATGACCCTGACCAATAAAAAAACGGGAAAACACACCGACAAGCCTGCTGCTTACTTCGAAGGCGGTCGACACAGCGGTGAAGTGACCAGTAGCGAAGCCGTTCTGTGGCTGGCCAAACACCTGCTCGACAACTACGGCAAAGATGCAGCCATAACCCAACTGCTCGATAGCAAAACGATTTACCTACGGCCCGAAAACAACCCCGACGGTGCCACCATGTATCTCTTTACGGCCCAACGAAACCGTAGTTCTATCCGTCCGACCGACAACGACCGCGATGGTTTATTCGATGAAGATTCAGAAGACGATCTCGACGGCGACGGTGTTATTTACCAGATTCGGAAGAAAGCGGTTACCAAAGAAGAACTGGAAAAAGCAGATTATGTCGTCGATCCAAAAGATAAGTCAGGCCGCTTGATGAAGCGGGTTCATGCCGGGCAGGGAACGCATCTGGTTTATACCGAAGGTATTGATAATGACGGTGATGGCAAATTCAATGAAGACGGTATCGGTGGTCTGGACAATCACCGGAACTATCCCGAAAACTGGCGGCCCGATCAGGGTGGCGATTTTACGGGTCGCGGTTATACGCAAAATGGAGCCAGCCAGTTTCCGCTCAGCGAACCCGAAACCCGCGCTACCTTTGTGTGGCTGATGGGTCATCCGAACATCACGGTCGTTAATTCGATGGATACCAGTGTGCCGATGCACCTGCGCCCACCCTCCACATCGGCCAGTGCCGAAAGTATGTTTCCGGCCGACGAAGCCATCTATAAGCATATGGATAGCCTGGGGCTTTCCATTACGGGTTATCCGTGGGCGGGTGATGTGTATGAAGTCTATAATACCCGGCGCAAAACCAACCGTTTGACAGGCGACCCGTCGAAACCAGAACCCCTGTTTGGGCATGGTCCTGATTTTGGCTATTTCCAATACGGCGCGGTCTGGTATGGCGATGAACTCTGGAACAACGGAGCCATGAAAGATTATGATGGCGATGGCGACCGCGACGAATACGATGCGCTGATGTGGGACGATGAAGCCAATGGAAAACGTGGTTTCAAACCCTGGACCAAAATGACACATCCGCAGTTAGGCGAGGTAGAGATTGGGGGCTTCAATCCTAAGTTTTTCTCGCAAAACGGACCCGCCTGGATTTTAGATAACTGGATTTCGAAACAGTCGCAGTTTAATCTGGCGATGGCTAAAGAATTACCCCAGATCGAACTGACCGATGTGACGGTAACACCGCTGGCGAATAATGAATATGAGATAAAAGCAACCTGGACCAATTCGGGCCAGCTACCGGTAGCGCTCGAACAGGCCAAACGCGTTAAAATGGTTCAGGAAGATCGACTCGTGTTAGACATTGACAAAGCATTACTGAAAGGCGATAAGGATGCCAAAGTAGTGATTACCCAGCCTGCCTTATTCGACAAAACTATCTATACAGGCTATACGAACATCGGTGAGAAAAAAGAGGCTGCCTTCCACGTAAAACTCAATCAGCCGGGCAGTGTTAAAGCCAAACTGAAGTTACTGTCGACCCGTGGTGGTTATAAAGAAAAGGAGATTACGATCGGTAAGTAG